A region of Gemmatimonadaceae bacterium DNA encodes the following proteins:
- a CDS encoding SDR family oxidoreductase: MEQQSVFRPGLFDGQVALITGGATGIGFGIAELLGALGAHVVLASRNQEHLDKAGTSLQKNGARVSTTVVDVREPERVKAMIEEVKGSVGRIDLLVNNAAGNFYAPSASLSANAWKSVIEIDLNGTFFCSQAVFPIMKEQGGGRIVSISMTLHYRGWPLMAHATAAKAGIDALTRTLALEWARHGIRVNAVAPGPIPTEGVRKAFTPPSSGDAPDLFAVERAMDDYAKKSIPLRRWGMPADIASAVAFLASPAGDWITGSIFVVDGGEWLARGQGMG, from the coding sequence ATGGAACAGCAATCCGTGTTTCGGCCGGGACTCTTCGATGGTCAGGTCGCGCTCATCACCGGCGGCGCGACCGGCATCGGCTTCGGCATCGCCGAGCTTCTCGGCGCGCTCGGCGCCCACGTCGTACTGGCGAGCCGCAACCAAGAACATCTCGACAAGGCTGGCACATCGCTCCAGAAGAACGGCGCGCGCGTCAGCACGACTGTCGTCGATGTCCGCGAGCCCGAGCGTGTGAAGGCAATGATCGAGGAGGTGAAGGGCAGCGTGGGCCGCATCGATCTCCTCGTGAACAACGCCGCGGGAAATTTCTATGCGCCGTCGGCGTCGCTGTCGGCGAATGCATGGAAGTCCGTCATCGAGATCGATCTCAACGGGACGTTTTTCTGTTCGCAGGCGGTGTTTCCCATAATGAAAGAGCAAGGCGGCGGGCGCATCGTGAGCATCTCGATGACGCTGCATTACCGTGGCTGGCCTCTCATGGCGCACGCGACGGCGGCGAAGGCCGGGATCGATGCGCTGACAAGGACGCTGGCGCTCGAGTGGGCTCGTCATGGCATTCGCGTGAACGCGGTCGCACCCGGCCCGATTCCGACTGAGGGCGTTCGCAAGGCCTTCACACCGCCGAGTAGCGGTGACGCCCCGGACCTCTTCGCCGTGGAGCGCGCGATGGACGATTACGCGAAGAAATCCATCCCCCTGCGCCGATGGGGAATGCCGGCCGACATCGCGAGCGCGGTCGCTTTTCTCGCGTCCCCCGCGGGTGACTGGATTACCGGCTCGATCTTCGTCGTGGACGGCGGCGAGTGGCTGGCCCGAGGCCAGGGAATGGGTTGA
- a CDS encoding SusD/RagB family nutrient-binding outer membrane lipoprotein: MIWHTRSIALCGLALTLGACNNDKLTNVNKNPNAPEQVSASLLFPTAAVSSLRLARGTIEITPSAFVHWPQYAAEYQYPEISYYQFRPTTADGWFSAYYIGPIEDLQQALRQTIAASHPNQIGPILVLRAFNFSTMTGFWGDIPFSQAAQGDKGAIAPVYDKQQVVYDSLLKNLADANAMMGPSAGITFEGQDPVYGGDMTKWQKFANSLRARLGMNLSKVDANRAKTEVAAAIAAGGFADNSDNAQISWPGDGTNNNPWWDTEKDGQGTRDDTRMSSTFIDTLKSLNDPRLSVFARPVQDPSCINAGASIPLCTPVAAGGYRGQPNGLEAGDAGVWGPKASKIGLQVIAADQPSYFMTYAEYSFIKAEAAERGWISGSAAQFYTDGITASMQQWGVSASNIAAYLAQPRITYTPGAAGLAQIGLQKWIALFTQGFEAWSEWRRTGFPNLTPVPTARTSDKQIPRRIIYPQTEQSFNNTNLQAAIAAQGGSDALNKRLWIDP, from the coding sequence ATGATTTGGCATACACGATCTATCGCGTTGTGCGGGCTCGCGCTCACTTTGGGTGCCTGCAACAACGACAAGTTGACGAACGTCAACAAGAATCCGAACGCGCCTGAGCAGGTCTCGGCATCGCTGCTCTTTCCAACGGCAGCCGTGTCGTCACTTCGGCTCGCTCGGGGAACGATCGAAATCACACCGAGTGCCTTCGTGCACTGGCCACAATACGCTGCAGAGTATCAGTATCCTGAGATCAGCTACTATCAGTTCCGTCCGACGACGGCGGACGGATGGTTTAGTGCTTACTACATCGGTCCCATCGAGGACTTGCAGCAAGCGCTGCGTCAAACCATCGCCGCGAGCCACCCGAACCAAATTGGCCCGATCCTCGTCCTGCGCGCGTTCAATTTCTCGACGATGACGGGGTTCTGGGGCGACATTCCGTTCAGTCAGGCGGCGCAAGGCGACAAGGGCGCGATCGCACCGGTCTATGACAAGCAGCAGGTGGTCTACGATTCGCTCCTGAAGAACCTCGCCGACGCGAATGCCATGATGGGCCCGAGCGCCGGAATCACTTTCGAGGGGCAGGATCCGGTGTACGGCGGCGATATGACGAAGTGGCAGAAGTTCGCGAATTCGCTTCGTGCGCGGCTCGGTATGAACCTGTCCAAGGTCGACGCGAACCGAGCGAAGACGGAAGTCGCGGCAGCGATCGCGGCCGGCGGCTTCGCGGACAACTCGGACAACGCGCAGATCAGCTGGCCCGGCGACGGCACGAACAACAATCCGTGGTGGGATACCGAGAAGGACGGCCAGGGCACGCGCGACGACACACGCATGAGCAGCACGTTCATCGACACGCTCAAGAGCCTGAATGATCCGCGCCTGTCCGTGTTCGCGCGGCCGGTGCAGGATCCGAGCTGCATCAACGCCGGCGCGAGCATACCGCTCTGCACGCCGGTGGCCGCTGGTGGTTATCGCGGCCAGCCCAACGGCCTCGAGGCGGGCGACGCGGGTGTCTGGGGGCCGAAAGCGTCAAAAATCGGACTCCAGGTCATCGCCGCCGATCAACCTTCGTACTTCATGACGTACGCCGAGTACTCCTTCATCAAGGCGGAAGCAGCCGAGCGTGGCTGGATCTCAGGCAGTGCGGCGCAGTTCTACACCGATGGCATCACGGCCTCGATGCAGCAGTGGGGCGTGAGCGCGTCGAATATCGCAGCCTATCTCGCGCAGCCACGGATCACGTACACGCCTGGCGCGGCGGGTCTGGCGCAGATCGGCCTGCAGAAGTGGATCGCGCTGTTCACGCAGGGCTTCGAGGCGTGGAGCGAGTGGCGCCGGACCGGCTTCCCGAACCTCACGCCCGTGCCGACCGCCCGAACGTCCGACAAGCAGATTCCGCGGCGCATCATCTATCCGCAGACGGAGCAGTCGTTCAACAATACGAACCTTCAGGCAGCGATCGCCGCGCAGGGTGGCAGCGACGCGTTGAACAAGCGCCTCTGGATCGATCCGTAA
- a CDS encoding SusD/RagB family nutrient-binding outer membrane lipoprotein, which produces MKIINSSVRCTAALLLLVAVGACGDFLTGGELSTDPNRPTQATSTQLFIGVQSNIWSELESDPARITSMWAQQFTGTNFQYVNIYDYGVSEQTTNGFHASLYGGGGLVDIRKLEAQSAVNSDSLFLGIAQDQEALLMGTGADLFGDLVYSQALKGTPNPPLDPQLSVYDTVQAVLARALVNLAATGPTNFGPGPADLSYGGNASQWIKLAHTLKARFYLHTAEVRPGAYAQALTEAPLGITDPADNFVAVFSGNSNEQNFWYQFDFVDRAGYLTPNADFVALLKSRSDPRLSNYFNSTQSDISDVRLAPDFTQPLVTANEDLLIWSEAAYRTGDQATALAKLNAERALAGLPSEAPAGQALLAEILTEKYIADFETIEAWNDYKRTCSPNLVPVVAGKKIPARFLYDASERQTDSSIPLPTQQPTRNANDPANAVSDATGAACLGQ; this is translated from the coding sequence ATGAAGATCATAAACTCATCGGTCCGCTGCACTGCAGCGCTGCTGTTGCTCGTCGCGGTGGGCGCGTGTGGTGACTTTCTTACCGGTGGCGAGCTGAGTACGGATCCCAATCGGCCCACACAGGCAACGAGCACTCAGCTCTTCATCGGCGTCCAGAGCAACATCTGGTCGGAGCTCGAGAGTGATCCAGCGCGCATCACGTCGATGTGGGCGCAACAGTTCACGGGCACGAATTTCCAGTACGTGAACATCTACGACTACGGCGTCAGCGAGCAGACGACGAATGGTTTCCACGCTTCGCTTTACGGCGGCGGTGGCCTCGTCGACATCCGGAAGCTCGAGGCGCAATCCGCGGTCAATAGCGACTCGCTCTTTCTCGGTATCGCGCAGGATCAGGAGGCGCTCTTGATGGGCACAGGCGCGGACCTGTTCGGAGATCTCGTGTACTCCCAGGCCCTCAAGGGCACGCCGAATCCGCCGCTTGATCCGCAGCTTTCCGTCTATGACACGGTACAAGCGGTGCTCGCGCGTGCGCTGGTGAATCTGGCCGCCACCGGTCCGACGAACTTCGGACCAGGCCCCGCGGATCTCTCCTATGGCGGTAACGCGTCACAGTGGATCAAGCTCGCCCACACGCTCAAAGCGCGCTTCTACCTCCACACCGCCGAGGTCCGGCCTGGCGCGTATGCCCAAGCGCTGACCGAAGCGCCGCTAGGCATTACAGACCCCGCCGACAATTTCGTTGCGGTCTTCTCCGGCAACTCGAACGAACAGAACTTCTGGTACCAGTTCGATTTCGTGGACCGAGCCGGCTATCTCACGCCGAACGCAGATTTCGTGGCGTTGTTGAAGTCGCGAAGCGACCCACGTCTCTCGAATTACTTCAATTCGACGCAGTCGGACATCTCGGATGTGCGGCTTGCGCCGGACTTCACCCAGCCGCTCGTCACCGCCAATGAGGATTTACTCATCTGGTCGGAGGCGGCCTACCGCACCGGCGATCAGGCGACGGCCCTTGCGAAGCTCAACGCGGAGCGGGCGTTGGCCGGCTTGCCCTCAGAGGCGCCAGCGGGCCAGGCCCTCTTGGCGGAAATCCTCACCGAAAAATACATCGCCGACTTCGAGACGATCGAGGCGTGGAACGACTACAAGCGCACCTGCTCGCCGAATCTCGTCCCGGTGGTCGCTGGGAAGAAGATTCCCGCTCGCTTCTTGTACGATGCCAGCGAGCGACAAACCGACAGCAGCATCCCGTTGCCGACGCAGCAGCCCACGCGCAACGCGAACGATCCGGCGAACGCCGTTTCAGACGCCACCGGCGCTGCGTGTCTGGGGCAGTAG
- a CDS encoding SusC/RagA family TonB-linked outer membrane protein, with protein MLLPRVPMLALVIGAAALPRALAAQATTITGRVTTQAGAGLADATVSIPALSVGARTLDQGTYRFTVPATTVAGQTVSLVARRVGYTPMTVRITLVQGTMTQDFTLAESPLQLGEVVVTGAGTSQTRERLGNVINTVDSSLILRAATPQNVVSALAATAPNVRVRTQAGDPGSSAYIIIRGATSVTGTNQPLFVVDNIPIDNSTISTNGGDGSTVTQNRAADINPNDIADIQILKGAAASAIYGARAANGVILITTKRGENGPTRYTYSTTETFDKIDRTMPLQTDWGQGSDSVSGKCSTPDCNATSLSFGPFLGGGASVFNHGQEIFQTGLTADNNLSISGGNTRTTFFLSGGETGQQGVMKGGNNRYDRTTFRLKATHQLLNALTLGGNFSFYDTRGDYVQKGSNVDGLLLGALRTPPDFNNLPYLDPVSGLQRSYRFPDPTPASLRTGRGYDNPFFVLADNGNKSELGRFIGNISADYVASDWLSFNYTLGADYYDDSRVEALPLTSSGEPNGDVSRFNINNLQIDHNLTATLAHDFGTNVDAKLTLGQNLNSRRYRDVFVFGDQLIAPTPFALQNTVSYTPSETRSLRHIEAYFAQGELGFYDQLFLTAGLRDDGFSTFGESKRTALYPKVDISWLFTRFLGNATESGLLSSGKLRAAYGETGAEPPVYATITALSSTALFGSGFGDAIGVKQSGQGGLVTGGSLGNDNLRPERDREAEVGTDLSFFNQRSDLSFTYYNRRSTDVILSIPINASQSGATSQLANAATVSNKGEELSFNMRPISNKSSEWSIGLQWARNQGRVVSLAQGVEFIPYNNEGFTGSIGSSTVGYAPGVIRGLDFARCGFGEQIDIDGSGSVQSIDALCGPNAKKGALFLNNVGGRGLPVVDPDETVIADPSPKWTGAINSSFRFGRWELSTLFDIRHGGQMWDGTRSALYRFGTHKDTDIRSQVGTFGQNWETRVYPNVAGPGAGMPAFRNEAEWQDWFTTEGGSASDAQAQFVEDAGFVKWRELALSYRLDQPTIVGKFGISSALIRIAGRNLQTWSKYTGLDPESSLGGGEFLTQGIDYFNNPLTRSFVISMTLNR; from the coding sequence ATGTTACTCCCTCGGGTTCCTATGCTCGCGCTCGTGATCGGCGCGGCGGCACTGCCGCGCGCGCTCGCGGCGCAAGCAACGACGATCACCGGCCGCGTCACGACCCAAGCAGGCGCCGGCCTCGCCGACGCAACGGTCTCCATCCCCGCGCTCAGCGTCGGCGCACGCACGCTCGATCAGGGGACGTACCGCTTCACCGTGCCCGCGACAACCGTCGCCGGTCAGACCGTGTCGCTGGTCGCGCGCCGCGTCGGCTATACGCCGATGACGGTTCGGATCACGCTGGTGCAGGGCACGATGACGCAAGACTTCACGCTCGCCGAGAGTCCGTTGCAACTCGGTGAAGTCGTCGTCACCGGCGCCGGCACATCGCAAACGCGCGAGCGCCTCGGCAACGTCATCAACACGGTTGATAGTTCACTCATTCTCCGTGCGGCGACACCGCAGAACGTCGTCAGTGCACTCGCGGCGACGGCGCCGAACGTTCGCGTGCGGACGCAGGCCGGCGATCCCGGTTCCTCTGCGTACATCATCATTCGCGGCGCGACGTCGGTTACGGGGACGAATCAACCGCTGTTCGTCGTCGACAACATACCAATCGACAACAGCACGATCTCGACGAATGGCGGCGACGGCAGCACGGTGACGCAGAACCGCGCCGCGGACATCAACCCGAACGACATCGCCGACATCCAGATCCTCAAGGGCGCCGCGGCGTCCGCGATCTATGGCGCGCGCGCGGCCAACGGCGTCATTCTCATCACGACCAAGCGCGGAGAGAATGGACCGACGCGCTATACCTACTCGACGACCGAGACCTTCGACAAGATCGATCGCACCATGCCGCTCCAGACGGACTGGGGGCAGGGGAGCGATAGCGTCTCTGGCAAGTGCTCGACGCCGGACTGCAACGCCACTTCACTGTCCTTCGGTCCATTCCTCGGGGGCGGTGCGTCCGTGTTCAACCACGGCCAGGAAATTTTCCAGACCGGCCTCACGGCGGACAACAACCTGAGCATCTCGGGCGGCAACACACGTACGACCTTCTTTCTCTCCGGTGGCGAGACGGGTCAGCAGGGTGTGATGAAGGGAGGAAACAATCGCTACGACCGCACCACGTTCCGCCTCAAGGCCACGCACCAGCTGCTCAACGCGCTCACGTTAGGCGGCAACTTCTCGTTCTATGATACTCGTGGCGACTACGTGCAGAAGGGATCGAACGTCGATGGTCTCCTGCTTGGTGCTCTTCGTACACCGCCGGATTTCAACAATCTGCCCTATTTGGATCCGGTCTCGGGTCTGCAGCGCTCCTATCGCTTTCCCGATCCAACGCCCGCGAGCCTTCGCACCGGACGCGGCTACGACAATCCGTTCTTTGTGCTCGCTGACAACGGCAACAAGAGCGAGCTCGGACGATTTATCGGCAACATCAGCGCCGATTACGTCGCCAGCGATTGGTTGAGCTTTAACTACACTCTCGGCGCCGATTATTACGATGACTCGCGCGTCGAGGCGTTGCCGCTCACGTCGTCGGGCGAGCCAAATGGCGACGTGTCACGCTTCAACATCAACAACCTTCAGATCGATCACAACCTGACGGCGACGCTCGCGCACGACTTCGGGACAAACGTCGACGCGAAGCTCACCCTCGGTCAGAACCTGAACTCCCGGCGCTATCGCGACGTGTTCGTGTTCGGCGATCAGCTCATCGCGCCGACGCCCTTCGCGCTGCAGAACACCGTCAGCTACACGCCGAGCGAGACGCGCTCGCTGCGGCACATCGAAGCGTATTTCGCGCAGGGGGAGCTTGGCTTCTACGATCAGCTGTTCCTCACGGCGGGGCTTCGCGACGACGGCTTCTCGACTTTCGGTGAGTCGAAGCGCACCGCGCTCTACCCGAAGGTGGATATCTCCTGGCTCTTCACGCGATTCCTTGGCAATGCGACGGAATCGGGTCTCTTGAGCTCTGGAAAACTGCGCGCGGCATATGGTGAGACGGGTGCCGAGCCGCCCGTCTACGCGACGATCACCGCGCTGTCGTCAACGGCGCTCTTCGGCAGCGGATTTGGCGATGCCATCGGCGTCAAACAGAGCGGGCAAGGCGGTCTCGTGACTGGCGGCTCGCTTGGCAACGACAACTTGCGACCTGAACGCGATCGCGAAGCCGAGGTCGGAACCGATTTGAGCTTCTTCAATCAGCGATCGGACCTGAGTTTCACATACTACAATCGCCGTTCGACCGACGTCATTCTTTCGATACCGATCAACGCCTCGCAGAGTGGCGCGACGTCGCAGCTCGCGAACGCAGCGACCGTCTCGAACAAGGGCGAAGAGCTCTCGTTCAACATGCGGCCGATCAGCAACAAGTCGAGCGAGTGGTCGATTGGTCTCCAGTGGGCGCGCAATCAGGGACGCGTCGTATCGCTCGCGCAGGGTGTCGAATTCATCCCGTATAACAACGAAGGCTTCACGGGCTCGATCGGCTCGTCGACCGTGGGCTATGCGCCCGGTGTCATTCGCGGCTTGGACTTCGCGCGATGCGGCTTCGGCGAGCAGATCGACATCGATGGCAGCGGCAGCGTGCAGAGCATTGACGCGCTCTGCGGGCCCAACGCGAAGAAGGGCGCGCTCTTTCTGAATAATGTCGGCGGCCGTGGACTTCCCGTCGTCGATCCCGATGAAACGGTGATCGCCGATCCGAGTCCGAAATGGACAGGCGCGATCAATTCGTCGTTCCGCTTCGGGCGCTGGGAGCTCTCGACATTGTTCGACATTCGCCACGGCGGCCAGATGTGGGACGGCACGCGCTCGGCCCTCTATCGTTTCGGCACGCACAAAGACACGGACATTCGCTCGCAGGTCGGGACCTTCGGTCAGAACTGGGAGACGAGGGTCTACCCGAATGTCGCCGGCCCCGGCGCTGGGATGCCGGCGTTCCGTAACGAGGCCGAGTGGCAGGACTGGTTCACAACCGAGGGCGGCTCCGCGAGCGACGCACAGGCGCAGTTCGTCGAGGATGCCGGCTTCGTGAAATGGCGTGAGCTGGCTCTGAGCTACCGGCTCGATCAGCCCACGATCGTCGGAAAGTTCGGCATCAGCAGCGCATTGATTCGGATCGCCGGCCGAAATCTGCAGACCTGGAGCAAGTACACTGGTCTCGATCCCGAGTCGAGCCTCGGCGGCGGTGAATTCCTCACGCAGGGCATCGATTACTTCAATAACCCGCTCACGCGGTCTTTCGTTATCTCAATGACGCTCAACCGCTGA